The Pseudalkalibacillus hwajinpoensis nucleotide sequence GATTGATTTTACTGATCCGCTTGATATGAGCGTTAGTCATGTTGAGAAGTATTCGAAAAGTGGTACGGAGCGATCGCCACTTTTGTATCAAGATGGGTCGTTTGAAATGAATGTTGGACCAATGGAGTTTAAATAGATTACTAAGCTGTTAAACGAAAACACCTCATCCTTTTGGACGAGGTGTTTTCGCTATTGTTGTTCGACTATTTTTCTGCGAGTAAGACTTATATTTTCGCTGAACAGAGTTGGGAGCGTCATTCCGATGATAATAATCACAATACCCGCTATTTGCAGAACTGATACTGTTTCACTTAATAAGATGACGGAAACCATGACAGCGATTGGTAGTTCAATTGCACTAAGAATCGAGGACTTACCTAAGCCCACCTTGGGAATGGCAATCGAAAATAGGAACACCGGGATGATCATTCCAAATAAGCCTAGTGCGATTCCGTATAGCCATAGCCCTTCTGCGAACAGTGTACCGTTCCAAACGATTTCTGGAGATTGAAAAACTGCTGACATCAGGAATGCGAAAAACGAGACAATGACTAATCGATTTGACGTATTCATTTTGGCGTTCGCTTTCCCATTAAAATAAAGGAAGAGTGAATAACAAAGTGCAGCTCCAAGTCCCCATAACCAGCCTTGAAAAGGGATGTTAGATAAATCTGCATCAATAAGTCCTGCAGCAGGTATCGTTCCACCGATTAAAATAACTAGTGATAGCATTTCCATCCTTGTTGGAAGCTGACGTTTCGTAATGCTTGAAATCAGCATGCCGATCCATGTGAATTGAAAGAGCAGTACGACAGCCAGGGAGGCTGGTAAATAATTTAATGATTGCCCATAGAGAATATTAGTTAAGCATGTAAAAACCCCTGCGAAAAT carries:
- a CDS encoding EamA family transporter, whose protein sequence is MYLYPLLVIIGASSYGVVSTIIKLAMGSGFTASEAVTSQFFIGFVIAVLIFLITNRQKLSFAGVKILIFAGVFTCLTNILYGQSLNYLPASLAVVLLFQFTWIGMLISSITKRQLPTRMEMLSLVILIGGTIPAAGLIDADLSNIPFQGWLWGLGAALCYSLFLYFNGKANAKMNTSNRLVIVSFFAFLMSAVFQSPEIVWNGTLFAEGLWLYGIALGLFGMIIPVFLFSIAIPKVGLGKSSILSAIELPIAVMVSVILLSETVSVLQIAGIVIIIIGMTLPTLFSENISLTRRKIVEQQ